Proteins from one Gorilla gorilla gorilla isolate KB3781 chromosome Y, NHGRI_mGorGor1-v2.1_pri, whole genome shotgun sequence genomic window:
- the LOC129530363 gene encoding testis-specific basic protein Y 2 has product MMTLVPRARTRAGQDHYPHPCPRFSQALLTEGIMTCCLTKNLSDVNILHRLLKNGNVRNTLLQSKVGLLTYYVKLYPGEVTLLTRPSIQMRLCCITGSVSRKH; this is encoded by the exons ATGATGACGCTTGTCCCCAGAGCCAGGACACGTGCAGGACAGGATCATTACCCTCATCCCTGCCCCAGATTTTCACAG GCGCTGCTTACAGAGGGCATCATGACATGTTGCTTGACAAAGAACCTAAGTGATGTTAATATTCTGCATAGGTTGCTAAAAAATGGGAATGTGAGAAATACCTTGCTTCAGTCCAAAG TGGGCTTGCTGACATATTATGTGAAACTGTACCCGGGTGAAGTGACTCTGCTGACTAGGCCCAGCATACAAATGAGATTATGCTGTATCACTGGTTCAGTGTCGAG